In Mustela nigripes isolate SB6536 chromosome 9, MUSNIG.SB6536, whole genome shotgun sequence, the sequence GATGCCCTGTCCTTGTCGGGAGCCTTGTGGGAAGTAATGGTGCCACTTTTCCCTGAACACGATGTCCCCATCCCGGAGAAGTCACAGCCCTCATcctggcaggggcgggggttACTGCTTACCTTCGTGAGATAGCTTATACTTCCTATCTCTTCCACCAGAACCATCTTGGCCCCCGGGTTGCAGGCATTTCTTGACCTCCGGCGAGGGCCTGGTGGGGCCGGCATCAGCGGGAGGCCTCTTCCTGCCACGGGACAGGGTTCTGAACAAGTCTCAGAGTTTTCATTAGCTGCCCTGTATCAGCCACATGGACTAGCATGCATTTTGGAAAGTAGGATTTTAGAAACTGGAATGCAGTTtgtgaaagtggaaaaaaaaaaagacatcagctCCTCTTTTTGATGTACAGGTGCTTTGTGGGGAAGGACCCAGCAGGTTAGGGTGGGGGTCACCAGGCTCCGGTCCTGCCCGCGGGCTGCTCCGGACCCGTTGCGTTCACTCATGCGCATGGCTGCCTTGTCCGTGGCCACGGAAAACTCTCAGGGCTGATGGATGTACTGCTGCCTTTTCtccgtttttttctttttctttctttgttttttgttttttgttgttttttttttttttactgttgccTTTGAAGTCAAAGGGCACCAGTCTCTGTTTTCTCCCATCGAATCCCACCTTGTCTTCAAGGTTTGGGTCTGGGTTCTTTGTAGCCAGGCCCAGGCCTcagtcacccctccccccactctgtTTCCCTGCCAGGTTTGaaagccctgcccccacccgaCCCCGCAGTGATTTCCCATTGGGACCAGGGACTCCAGAGGGGAGTCTGCGCGGACTGTTCGGACTCTGTCTGTTCCTCCACTTCCTCTGTTCTCTTggctgcctgcctcctcctccagctcctgctgaGGGAGCTGAGGCCCCATTTCATTAAACCCTCCAGATCCACAGGAACTAAGTGGCCAGGAGCGGGTCATGAGAGTGGCATGGTGGCTGCTTGTGGGGTCCATGGAGGGGTCGGCTTCCTCGCCACCATCCCTCTCTGATAGGCAGGGTAGGGGCCGGAGGCGGCCCGGGGGAGAGGGCCAGTGGGAGCCCAGTGAGTACTAATCCTCcatggtgtgtgggggggagcgCGGCGAGAGTGTGACCTCTTCAGATCACTTGTCACATACGCATTCATAGGGACGGTTGGTGAAATttctaacaataataataatgatactaaTAGATCCCTGCGGCTCATGTCAAGCTGACTTGGGGAAATCGGCCACCTTTCTTTTACTTCTGTGCGTAACGGTTCACAGGATTTGGATGAGAAAAGGAGGCACTGAACTTTAGAGACAAAACCCAGCTGTGTGAGAAACAGGATTAAGGCGAGTGATTGGGGAGGATCAAAGGGAAGGCCTGCGCCTGCCCCCACCTACCCCCCAAGTACTCATTCCAAGAGGGGTCCAGTCCGGGTTCTGCATTCCTGCAGCAGCCAGGCTGGGACCTGCCCCTGCAGAGTATAAAGGACCAGAATTCTGAGGTGGAACTTGGGCTTGATCTGCCGACACTTAGGTGAGGGCTTCCTGCCATAGATGCTTCGAGGGCCTGTTTCTAAGCAGAATCAATATATTACCCCCAGTTAATAAAGAAACACGGATTTAACAGATTTAGGGTTAATATTATCTAAAtttaaataaccttaaaataaatctctttctcctATTCTGGCTCCTGACAGATTATACATTTCAGGCATCAATTAGGCGAAGCTTTAGCCTAATTCCACTGTACATAttctaattttgtgtgtgtttttaatcgTGTCCTTTTTTCTGATTTCCCAAACTTACCTATTTAAAGTCACAGAGAATTTGGGCATCTCGTGGAGTACTGCACCCTAAAGCTTTTTCCCCTCGTGGGCTTGTCGAATGCTGGTTTTGCATCCCAAACCTCTCTGCGTTTGCAGCGCCTCCGAGGGGCCCATTCCCACGCACCGAAGGGCAAAGAGACCTTGGCTAGTGATCGAGTCAGTCTGGTGCACACAGTGTCTTCTGCTCTCGGAGAAGCCAAGAGACCACGAGGTCTCAGCAGAGGACATTCTGACAAAACCCAATGGGTTcctctgatattttttttttttttcctttcctgtagtGAAGGGAGATGAGATTTAGGGAAGAGGGAGTCAGTGAGAGCCCCTCGAGGCAGGTGCATCCCACACTGCTAGGGACCTCTCTAGTCACCACTGCGGGCCCTCAGCACGAAGTCAGGGAAAGCCATGTGAGTCCAAGCATCGCCTCCATGATGCGGGAATTTAAAGCTTTTTCTACTGGAAAAGTGGCCCTGCTTGGACAGGGCGCTTCGCGGGTCTTGTTAAATTGCCTGTGTGACCATCTCACCTTATATCTTAATCCGCTCCCACCATGAGAGGAGCTCCGAGCAAGGCCTACCTGTGTGGGGGCAGTGGGACACCCTTCGAGTCTGCTAGGCTCCTCAGAAATTTTCAGAGCCCTAGTAACGAGGTTCACAGGGGAACCTAAACTTCCTTTAAACTTCACTGCTCTGACCCCGCGGAGCCGTTGGGGATCGGAGAAGATGCCTCCTGGGGGCCTCTGCCATTGTTCGgcccactggggggggggggcttgcattcattctttcctttgtattttgaaaagagTCCACACCCAGCCTCAGGGTTGGGAACAGAGAAGCCAATTTAGTCTTCCAAGTGGATGAGAGCAGACGCCCACCTCGTCGCAGAGGTTGTGAAGCTATTATTACAGATGGGAAGTGCAggacaatttaaaatattgtaattatAAACTTGTAGGGAAGCCTTGTTCTTCATTAATGTAAGATATGAAGTCGCCTCCGAGGTACAAGGACAATTACATAGTGGAGAATGTGTCTGCGGTTTACACTGCCGCTGTGTAAACGCGGGGCCGGGcgctctgctctgcctccttcgctttcacaaaatgaaaagcacaCCAGTGCAAGTTGTCCTTTGATagatttttaatatgattttaaagagttttgtttGGTCTCATTCTTATTCAATGAGATTAATTTAAAGCACTTATCCCCTGGGCTTAAGTCAATCCATGTAGGATTTCGGCTGGGTTTGTTGCGTGGGGGGTTTTGTTTGCAGGAGGCTATGAGAGACTCCTTTCCCACTTCATTAACCCTGAGTTGGGGACAGTCTCCCCTCGCCCCCCACCGCAGCCAGAGCTGGGGATTTACCAACCCccattcacatgcaaaagaactcGAAAGCCGAGAGGCTCCTTGACTTAATTAGCTGCTGTGCATTTTGCAAAATTAGAATAATACCCTCACCGTCCCGGGAAAGAAAAgcggttggggggggtggggaggaaacagTAGCAGGGTCCATTTGGGGAGGGTAGTTTAAACAtgccctccacccctcccccaggaggcagCCCTCTCCCACAGCAATCCTGCCACAAAACTGGAGGGGGCCCTGCAGGGCCCCCAAACTTCTGGGCCCTGAGCCTGTCTTCTGCCCTGAGAGTCCGAGCTGCAGGTGGTGTGTGGGAGGGAAGCACCTGCGCCCACTTCCCCTGAGAGCCACCGGCCTCAGGAGGTGACCTTGGCCCTTTGAACATGAACTGGAGGCCTCGAGTCTGGCTGGAGCCTTAAATCCCCCTCCCCTGAGATCCTGGAGCCGCAGGCTGGGGCACGGGGCTGACGCGGGGATTTGGCTCCCTTCTGGGTCTCATCTACGTGCTCCCAGGGTCAAGGGGAGAAGTGAGAAGATGCGGGATTGGGGGGTTACCCATGCAGCATCAGGATCCCAGCGAAGGCTCGTCGGGTCCTGGCGGCGCGGGGCCTGAGCCGCCTTGGCGTTCGAGAGCGGCCGGAGCCCGATCTCGGCCGGAGCGCGGGGCGGAGGGGGCTGGCGGGGGGAGTAGCCTCGGAGCCCATCTGTCGGCCCCGCGCCCGACGGGCCGGTCACCAGCTGCCGGCGCCCTTGTTGCGGCCAGATGAGCCGGCTCAGCGAGGGCACCGCAGCCCGGCCCGCCGCGGAGCGAGCCCAGGCGCTGACCCCCGCTCCGGCCCCCGGGAGCGGCTGGGAGCCGCCAGGAACcagatggagagggaaggggggcggtggggagagcAGTAGGCTTGCCTCACTGTAGAGACAGGAAGACTGAGGCCAGGGAGGGGAGGCCCCTGCCCGTGGACCCCAGCGAGGCCAATGGGCCCCCTGACCACAGCGCCAAGGAAGAGAGGGGGACAAAAATATCTCCTACTGCGGATGGAAGGAAGCCGGGTCCCAGGAGGGGAAATGAATCTTAAGGAGGGGCGGGAAAGAAGGGCTGAGCGCGGACAGGCGCATGGTCATTTGTAAGAAGTTTATTTcgacatttaaaaaagagagagaacccgAGGGCCTGCCTGCCGCAGGACAGGAGGCTGGGGGTCGGGGTGGTGGACAAGCCCGACCCCTTCCTGCCTCacctgggagggaagagggcaCAGGCCACAGACTCACTGATTCATGGACACGGTCACGGGCTCATGGGTCACGAATAAATAACTTCATATACACTTTGCACACCTTATGTACAGCTCTGCTGCGGCCCAGGAGGAGGGCTCCACACTCCCCTCCGCCtgtgggggtgcggggggagggCCGGGTGTACAGCTGCAGCATGAAGGGGGAGCGGGAAAGAGTGCAGCGTCGGGGtcgccccccacctcctcccaggaaGGTGCAGGGCGGGGCGCCTTGGGGAGCCGTGGGGGGGGTATGTACACCGGCGGGTGGGAGTGGCTCCTTGACCGCGTGGCGGGGACGGAGCCCGCGGGGGGGTGTTGGGGAGACTCAGTCCGGGTCCGGGCCTCAGTAGTCTTGGCACAGGGCCCTTCGGGGGACACTGGCTGGGAGTCCAGGGAGGGCCGGCCAGGGGGCCCCGGGGAAGGGGCGTTGAAACCCCGCGCCCCGCGAAGGGCAGGCGGAAGGGGCGCACGCGGAGCCCCAGGGAGGCGGGTGGGCGCTTCACCGAGGCTGCGCGGCGCGCGGGAGGACGCCGGCCAGCGGGGGCAGCGGCGGGGGCGGCTCGCTGGCGCCCTGGAGTCCGTGGATGAGGATGCGGGGCACCAGAGGTCTCTGCAGGGCTGGCGGCGGCGCGCTGGGCCCGCGGTACAGATACAGTGCGGCGCCGGGATCCAGGTTGGAAACTAGACTCTGCGGGTAGAAATAAGGCGACGGGAACATCCGCTGGAGCGCTGAGTAATTGCCTGCCTCCGCCAGCAACTCCAACCCGACTGCCGTCTGTCGCTTCCATTTAGTCCTGGGGACCGAAATAAACGCGGACGGCGGGGTCAGGGCTGTGGCGCCCAAAGACCCCTGCCGCTCACGAGTGCTTGGCCCAGAGCACCTTCGGGGAGGCCAAGAGGGACCCCACGGATTTGTTAATAAATAGCGGGGTGCCAGGCACCGTGCTCAGCTGTCACTTGCATCGGCTCCTGTCATCCGCCAGCCTTCGTGGCtgttatctctgttttacagatcagaaaactgaggcctTGGCCAGTTTTCGAGATGGTCTCCAAAGAGGAAGAGCCCAGGCTCTAAGCCAGGCTGTCTGACCCCAAAGATGGGGTTCTTACCTGACCACACTTGGCTCCGGAGATCACAGGAGACACTCGGAGCTGGGTGTTGGGGCTCCCCCTCCCCTGTGTATGCGCCCCCTGGGAGGATTTAGGAACTCGCGCCCCCCCCCCATGATGGTGGGGGTGGAAGAGGGCCCGTGGCCACTGCCCCATTGGGTGAGCTTCTGTGGAAGCGTGCAGACCGGAGTCTGCAACTGGAGAGTATGAGTACTAGCCTCACACCCTCTCCACCCGCTGCCCTCAGCACCCAGCTCCCCGGCACAGGAGGAGCCCTGCAGGCTGCGGGAACCCCAACAAACAGCCGAGTGTTGGCCTGGGACTGGAGGAGGCAAGGAAGTTGAGGCTACGCTTCAGCTGGGACCCCTGGGTGCGCCTGGCCAGTGAGGCTGGGCCAGCCTGCCCTGGTCCCACTGAGGCGGACACAGCCACACCAACCGCGTTTCTCTCCCTGAATtattcatcatcatcataattgTGTAATTACTGTAACGGGCCTTAATTATTGATGCCCCGAGCAGTAATCGGTATTTATTATTAATGGGGAGACGTGTTCTGAGGCGTGTTTATGGAAAGCACCATTCCAGCTCACACTGAGTGTGCGAgtgagtgtgggtgtgtgtgagctGTGtcagtgtgtgttgggggtgtcTGTGGATGGGTGTGAGTGATTTCATCCTGTGATGGTGTTGGGGAGGGAGATTAGGAAGCACCAGCTTCTAGACCAGTGCCCACTGCCAGTTtcccaatcaccctctccccaAGGAGCCGGAGCTGGGTCTGTTTCTTCCTCCAGTCCGGACTGTAAAGGCTGAGGTGTCCAGAGGAGCCCCCAGAGAGCTCAGAgagccccccaacacacacacatcagggcTGCCCCTTCATTCCCACACCCCCCCACAGGACTTTCTGGATACTGAGAGCACCACCCCTCCCCTGGCCTGGCACCCTTCCTGGAGAGCTCAGCTGCCCCAGCAGGGGCTAAGGCTGGTCCTGGTGGGGAGAGTAGGATCCTGGCTGAGGTAGGGGCAGGCTCCTGAGTCTGTCCGTCCTCCTGTCCTGGAGGGGGATGACTGGGCGCTGGAGACGAGTCCAGTCCTGTCGCTGTCCCTCACTGTGGACTTTGAGCAAGGCCTCTGCCCTGCAGGGCCTGAGTCTTCTCACTTTACAGAATAGGGAAAGTGCAGGGGTCCCCTCTGGGTCAGGCCAAGGCTTGTGGGTCCCAGGGAGGGGCAGTTAGGAAAGGAGGGGGCCCTCTGCCCGCCACCACCCTGCAGACAGGCCTCACCTCCGGTTCTGGTACCAGGTCTTGACCTGCGTGTCGGTGAGGTTGAGCGAGGCGGCCAGCTCCATGCGGTCCTGCACGCTCAGGTACTTCTGCCGCTCGAAACTGCGCTCCAGCTGCGCCAGCTGATGGTCCGTGAAGGCCGTGCGCGCTTTGCGGGGCTTCTTCAGGCGCACCGGGGGGCTGTCCCGGGAGCTGGAGATCTCGCGGTCGCCTTCCTCCTTCACTGCGGAGACACAGCGGTGCGTCAGGGCCCGGCCTCGCCTCCCGCCCGCCagctccctccccgccccagctGGCCGCCGGTTCGCTCCGCTCGTGTAAACGCGACTCCCGACGGCGGTGGCCCCACCGCACTCAAGCGCGTGGGGCCGCGGCCAAGTGGCTCAAAGGCAGACTCCccggctccccgcccccgccccgcccgccccagACCAGGGCGTGAGCCCTGACGGAGGAGGAGGATTGACACCTCCGGGGACAGATGACCCAAAGCGAGAGGACCCGACCCGCTCGCTCTGCGCCGCGCTCCCTGGAGGGATGAACAGTCACCGTCCCGGAGCCCTGAGCCGATCGGCCAGGCGGAGAcgcagggggtggagggagggggttccAGCGGGTGCGCCGCGTCGGTGCGCGCTTCAGGGGTGCGGGTCTGTGCTCCGCATCCGCGCCCCGATTTCCTGGCCGCGTGCGGACCCGGAAAGGAAGAAGCTGAGGACCGGCATGTGGGGAGAAAAACCCGCGTGGAGAGACAAAAACCGGTTCGCCCCGCAGCGAATCAGTGTCCCGAGAAGCCAGTCACTGGCCTTGTGAGATGCGACGTCGTAGCGCCGGCCTCCGCGGTCCCTGAGCTACCTACAGACCGCGGGGCGGAGGGCGGAGCGCCGGGCGCCGGAGCCGGGAGCGCGAAGCTCTCGGAGAAATACCCGGCGCGTTTGCCCCTCGGCTGTGCGCGTCGCGGTGGCCCGTGTTTCCTTGTCAATACGCGCTCCAGGGTCGCGACACCCCGGCAGGGGCCCCCGCTCCTGAGGCCCGAGAACGGACCCGACAGGGGAccgtttcttttttcccccagacgcCTTCGTTCAGCGCCGACTGCTCCGAAAACGCACACTTGATAGTACAAGCTCCAtgatctccttccttccctccctaaAGTGATGATCTAACCCACAAGACCATGTCCCCAAAGTTGGCTGCGCCAGCTGGGgttttccccctcattttcctctgttttccttcatGGTGAGTTTCATTGTGCCTGGCGTGTGCAGTGACAGGGTTCAGCTGAATGCAAGTTGATTTCTCTCTGTAGGAAACAATAATCCGGTTAATTGAGCCACTAGGGAGTGAGACTTTTCGACCAGAAAGGCAGAGGTTCTCGGCCGGGAGGGCCCCAGCCCCGGGCGCGTGGAGGCAGACGGAGACGCCTCCCTCCTGTCTCCAGCAGGCTGGTGCGCCaggctctctccctgccctctctgagccGGGGCCACGCTGGGGTAAGGCCACCTCAGGAGGTGCGTTAGGCAAAATCTGGGTTGTGGCTGCGCCCGAAGGCAGAAATTGAAACGAGTGTgagaaaacagtaattcaaacCTCAAACTTAATATCGTGGAAATCTGACTTTTTGAGGGAGCTGCTGGGACTGACTTCGGAAATCCCCAGCTTCTTAGGGCTGAGGTGGGGGATTGAGTTTGTGGGTCAGGAAGAACGGGTTGGAGACTCCAGCGTTTCTCTAATCCCTCTTTGACACAGGCTGGTGCCTTGAGGGGCACTCGGTGCTGCTCAGCCTCAGCCTCCCGGACAGTCTCAGCCCAGTGGGGCCTCAGACTCTGGTCTGGAGGCCACATCTCAGTGCCCCAGAGTCCCGGGCCCACTGACCCAGCCTACTCTGAGCAAAGCGCTGGCTCAATTTCTCCATCCGATTTATTTCTCCGCACACATCGGCTGTAGCAAGCAGGACCCCGCGGCAGACCGCCTTACGTCAAAGCCtggtttcagtttctttcagtGTGACCCTTGAGGAGCCTTTGATGCCAGAAACAGGTGGGGCTGGCCTTCCCTCCGTACCCTCCTTGGAAGAAATTATTCTTAGCATGGAAGGTGGACGGGGATTTGAATTGCTCTGATGCCCACCCCCcgctggctctctctctggctcGCTCCGTGTGTCTCTGTCTCAACAAGCCTTCCTAATTCAAGCCCTGAAAAACTCGCTTCCACATTGGAGAAACACTCCTGACAGTGTCTTGGCGGTAGATGTTTCTGCTCTCTCTTCCACCTTGGGGCTTTGTAAGTGCAAAGGCAGTGGTTCctagggatgggggtgggggagaacttCACACCCTCTGCTCCAAACCTATTTAAGTGATACGTGGACAGCCGGCCCTCATCACTTCCCTGATCAGATATCATCAGGGACAGGAGAGGAAAATTGATATTCCAATTATCTTAAACGAAATCGTGCCTCAAAATCCCACCTACgggcaaagaaatgaaaggagacaaGAGCCAAACTATCTTCCACGTCCACCAGCCCCAGCCGTTGGCATGCGGTGTGGGAGACGCGCGCCCCTTACTCTAACCATAAAGCTGGGATGTTGCTgagaattattaatattaaacCGCTATCTTATAAATACAGATAGACATTGcccacccccgcctcctcccccagcacctgCCTTTCTCCAGGGCAAGCCTTTGCCTCTCTAAAGGggtcccagggggaggggcaggggtcgCTGGGCCACATGCCTCCAGACCTCGTTCCTGGCTTCTCGGCTTAACCGGCTCAAAGACACTCTCTGGCAGCTTGGGTGGGCAAGCAGAGGGCAGTGGgatgaggagtggggccccaaagGGATTTCGGTTTGTGGTCAGGGCCTGTCCACGAATGAATTCTTGGTTGGGAGGAGAGTGTTAAAGGGACGTTCCCTAAATTCTTGCAAAGGCTTAGTGCAAATAGGAGGAGCAGGCACAGGGCTCCCAAGACAATAAGAAGGTTGCCTTTATTAGGGAAGTTTTGTCTCATGAAAAGGGTTCCTGGAAAATTAATTGCAAAACTGAAAGAGCTCTGAGCAGCCTCTGCCAGCCCCTAGTTTTCTGCTGGACAGGGACACAGGGCTTTACTCCCTCAATATCCCGAGACTCCGTCCCATCCTGCCTCCTGACTTCTTTCTAGAAAGAATTTTGCGCCTCTGGCTAAAGTCGAGGTAGTGGCTGGGGGTGAGAAAGAAAATTAGggcctcttttcttctttccttccccctttcctcttaATCCTAATCTGGTCTTCCTGGTCAagaggacaacaacaacaaaaaactcccGGTGGtggaaaagcagcaattctaatACTGGGGAAGCGGGGCCGGTCACTTGCCAGTTTCTGGGTCCCACACACAAGCTGAAGTTGGCTGCTCGATGCACTTGAAATCCAATTCAGTGAGAACGGTGGGGTGGGTGCAGGGTCCTCCCCTCTCTGACCCAGACCTCTGAACCTGCTCCCGGTCAGCTGCCTGGCTGATCTTTCTACTTTGAAGTGagcctttctttttaatgattccCAGGGCCCAGGTCACACTGGGCCCAACGGGAGGGAAAGCTCAGTTCCTCTTCCCGCCTACAAGTTCAGATTAAAGGGGAAAATTCTGACTGTTCTTAAGGCTCCATCTGAAATATCCTGCTAGGTTTTCACCCTTATAAAAAGGCGTTCAAGCAGAACCCTCTGGACCTTCTATTGCTTCTGCAAGATCTTTTCCCAGAGACACTCTAGCCAGATAGGAACTTGCTCCTGCCCACCAGTGCTGCTGGGAAAGTGGTCCCAGGTGAAGTTTAGAAAGTTTGCTTGGTGCATTTTGGGGAATCTTTCCTGGCGCACACAGTGTCCCTCTTGCACTTTCTCCACTGCGCTCTGCTGCTCAAGGCATAGCCACGGGGCCAGCTGAAAGGTTCAGACAAGACCAAAAGGTTCAGCCTGGGCCCCGGGGGAACTCCGAGTGAGCATGTACATATTCCTATATGCTTTAAGAAATATAGCAGTTCTTAGAAATGTAGCATGCCCCCCCCCAAGTTTTCTCCTCCTGTTTTCTTACCTTTATACTCGGAGTCCGACGAGGCGTTACTGCCACTTTTGTCCAGCTTGTCTCTAAAGTCCTCCCCAGCCTTGGCCACAAGACGGCCCCCAGGCTCAGGGGCGGCCGACTGCCCGCTGCTAGAGTAGGGTGCACAGGCCGCTAGTGGTTTGCAGTCGGCAAGGATGTCCCTGATCAGAAAGGAGGAGGTCACGGTGCGCGACTGGGCTGGGGCCGAGAGCTGCCCAGGTTGCAGGTGGGAGTCCAAACCTGGGCCTGATGCCCCGCCAGG encodes:
- the BARHL1 gene encoding barH-like 1 homeobox protein, with product MEGSNGFGIDSILSHRAGSPALPKGDPLLGDCRSPLELSPRSESSSDCSSPASPGRDCLETGTPRPGGASGPGLDSHLQPGQLSAPAQSRTVTSSFLIRDILADCKPLAACAPYSSSGQSAAPEPGGRLVAKAGEDFRDKLDKSGSNASSDSEYKVKEEGDREISSSRDSPPVRLKKPRKARTAFTDHQLAQLERSFERQKYLSVQDRMELAASLNLTDTQVKTWYQNRRTKWKRQTAVGLELLAEAGNYSALQRMFPSPYFYPQSLVSNLDPGAALYLYRGPSAPPPALQRPLVPRILIHGLQGASEPPPPLPPLAGVLPRAAQPR